From the genome of Miscanthus floridulus cultivar M001 chromosome 10, ASM1932011v1, whole genome shotgun sequence, one region includes:
- the LOC136487577 gene encoding CBL-interacting protein kinase 15-like: protein MESRGKILMKRYELGRLLGKGTFGKVHYARNLESNHSVAIKMMDKDKVLKVGLSEQIRREITTMRLVAHKNIVELHEVMATRNKIYFVMEYVKGGELFDKIEKSGKLTEAVAHKYFQQLISAVDYCHSRGVYHRDLKPENLLLDENENLKVSDFGLSALSESKRQDGLLHTTCGTPAYVAPEVISNTGYDGAKSDIWSCGVVLFVLVARYLPFQGPNLMEMYRKIQNGDFRCPSWFSHKLKKLLYKILDPNPNTRISVQKIKESTWFRKGPGETRTVKEKIPSENATTNAAPALAMRRKKNVHEDVKPLAVTNLNAFEIISFSTGFDLSGLFIRKECKNETRFTSDKPATTIISKLEDVAKALNLRIRKKDNGVVKIQGRKEGRNGVLQFDSEIFEITASYHLIEMKQTGGDSLEYQKLLEEDIRPAHKDIVWAWHGDDQQQKE, encoded by the coding sequence ATGGAATCAAGAGGAAAGATTTTGATGAAGCGGTATGAGTTGGGGAGGCTGCTGGGGAAAGGCACATTTGGCAAGGTGCACTATGCAAGGAACCTTGAGTCCAACCATAGTGTTGCTATTAAGATGATGGACAAGGACAAAGTGCTCAAGGTCGGGCTTTCGGAGCAGATAAGGCGGGAGATCACAACGATGCGGTTGGTGGCTCATAAGAACATTGTTGAGCTTCATGAGGTCATGGCGACACGAAACAAGATCTACTTCGTCATGGAGTATGTGAAAGGTGGCGAGCTCTTTGACAAGATTGAGAAGAGTGGCAAGCTCACAGAGGCTGTTGCACACAAGTACTTCCAGCAGCTCATTAGCGCTGTGGATTACTGCCACAGCCGAGGTGTGTATCACCGGGACTTGAAGCCTGAGAACCTGCTGTtggatgagaatgagaacctgaAGGTCTCAGATTTCGGACTGAGCGCACTTTCAGAGTCGAAGAGGCAAGATGGCTTGCTCCACACCACCTGTGGAACTCCAGCATATGTAGCTCCAGAGGTGATCAGCAACACAGGCTATGATGGTGCAAAGTCAGACATCTGGTCTTGTGGGGTTGTTCTATTTGTACTTGTTGCTCGTTATCTTCCTTTCCAAGGCCCAAACTTGATGGAGATGTATCGTAAGATACAGAATGGTGATTTCAGGTGCCCCAGTTGGTTTTCACACAAACTCAAGAAGCTGTTGTACAAGATCCTGGACCCCAACCCAAACACAAGAATTTCAGTCCAGAAGATAAAAGAGTCTACCTGGTTCCGAAAAGGACCTGGGGAGACCCGTACAGTAAAGGAGAAAATTCCAAGTGAGAATGCCACCACAAATGCTGCTCCAGCACTTGCTATGAGGCGCAAGAAGAATGTTCATGAAGATGTGAAGCCCCTGGCTGTCACAAACTTAAATGCCTTTGAAATCATATCTTTCTCCACAGGGTTTGACCTCTCTGGTCTATTTATCAGAAAGGAGTGCAAAAATGAGACACGATTCACTTCTGATAAGCCTGCCACGACCATCATCTCGAagcttgaagatgttgcaaaagCACTGAATCTCAGGATAAGGAAGAAGGATAATGGTGTTGTCAAGATTCAAGGGAGGAAGGAGGGAAGGAATGGTGTCCTTCAGTTTGACTCAGAAATATTTGAGATCACGGCATCCTACCATCTCATTGAGATGAAGCAAACAGGCGGTGATTCACTTGAGTACCAGAAACTGTTGGAAGAGGACATCCGGCCAGCACATAAGGACATAGTCTGGGcctggcatggagatgatcaacaGCAAAAGGAGTAG